A window of Maioricimonas rarisocia genomic DNA:
ACGCTGCGGTCGACCGATGCGAGAGCCCGCGACGGTGCAATCGGCGCGCAGGCGAGCACCGCGGCGGAGAAGATCTTCTCGAGCTTGCCGCTGCCTGAACTGCTGACGTTCTGCAGATCGAGCGTCGTCGCGACGCCCGGTTCGAAGCCGATGGGGAGCTTGTTCTGGCTGTCGTCTTCGGCGTCGCCGTCGCCATCGACATCGAGAATCATGAAGTCGCGATCGTCGACGAGGGCGGGGATCCAGACCGAAGCGGCACGGGCCGAGGCGTAGGCGGCGTAGTTGACCACCATGATGCCGACCATCAACTGACTGACCTGCACGATGAACATGACGATCATCAGGAACAGCGGCAGGGCGAGGACGAAGGCGAGGCTCTGGACGCCGCCATCCTGACAGGAATGCAGGCTTCTCAGACGCGGGAGATTGAAGCGGGCACCGCTCAGACGGACGACCAGCACTGCGACCAGAAAGGCGACCGCCAGGGCCGCCAGGCAGGGGAAGCAGGCGTGGACAACCGCCCGATGCATTCGGCACTCTCCCGAACGTGATGGTCTTATGGCGCGACTTGTTTCGGAGTGAGACGTCGCGCTACGGATATGCTACTGGAACAGTCGTCCCCGCACGATGATGACCGCTGCCAGGGCCGCCGGTGCAAGAAACAGCCATCGCTGCAGCGGCTCGCGATCCTCGTCGCGGACGGGAACCTTACCGCCGGCGCGGATCACGTATCCGCCGTACTCCCAAAGCTTGCCGACGAACGTTGGCAAGCCGATCTGAAAGATGATCATCGCCAGTCCCACGATGAACGCCAGCGTGAAGGTCCAGAGCATCGCCTCGACGCCATCCTGCAGTCCAAGTCCGGCACCCATCATGGCGATCAGCTTGACGTCACCCCCCCCCATGTTGAACAGCACGAAGCAGAGCAGCATGATCAGGCCGCAGGTGAAAAACCCGACGACGCTGTCTTCGAAACCGGGCCAGCCATGCTCCCATGTCTGTGCGGCGCACCCGGCGAGGATGCCGGGATACGTCGTCCAGTTGTAGATCTTGTGCCGACGGGCGTCCGTCACTGACGCG
This region includes:
- a CDS encoding A24 family peptidase, which translates into the protein MTLTTLVMLIPLTIASVTDARRHKIYNWTTYPGILAGCAAQTWEHGWPGFEDSVVGFFTCGLIMLLCFVLFNMGGGDVKLIAMMGAGLGLQDGVEAMLWTFTLAFIVGLAMIIFQIGLPTFVGKLWEYGGYVIRAGGKVPVRDEDREPLQRWLFLAPAALAAVIIVRGRLFQ
- a CDS encoding TadE/TadG family type IV pilus assembly protein, translating into MHRAVVHACFPCLAALAVAFLVAVLVVRLSGARFNLPRLRSLHSCQDGGVQSLAFVLALPLFLMIVMFIVQVSQLMVGIMVVNYAAYASARAASVWIPALVDDRDFMILDVDGDGDAEDDSQNKLPIGFEPGVATTLDLQNVSSSGSGKLEKIFSAAVLACAPIAPSRALASVDRSVLDSIGADEVMREVYTRLAPSSTSNSRIGQRIDNKLAYSLQNTRVTLLFEDKNSSTGPTYNPQGHDWGWQPQFAYYPNEVGWEDPVTITVTHDFALLPGAGGFLAARLLNRADGREDRVSPRIATRDGFYSTRLQASATMTIEGIQSVKPYIHEDW